The genomic region TGCGCTCCTGCATACCGGGCAGAGTGGTAATGCTGGTGTGACTGCCGTCAAATGTGAGTTCGGAATAAATTTCGTCGCTGATCACGAGCAGATCCTTCTCGATCGCAAATGCGGCAATCTGTTCGAGAACCTCTGCGCTGGCGGTGCCGCCGGTGGGGTTGGTTGGAAAATTGAGGACCAGCACCTTGCACTCCGGTGTCCAGGCAGCCCGCAGGTCCTTTGGGTCGAGCGTGAACGCATTGGAAGCGGTGGTGGCGACGCCCACTGCCTCGGCGTGCACGAGTTGGATGCTCGGGCTGTAGGAGACGTAACACGGCTGATGGTAGAGCACCTTTTCGCCCGGATTCATGAGTGCGCGCAGGGCGAGGTCAAGGGCTTCGGAGACTCCGACGGTTACCAGTACTTCGCCAGCGGGATCGTAGCTGACCCCGAAAAATCCCTCTACATACTTTGAGATCTCCTTTCGAAGCTGCAGCAGCCCCAGATTGTCGGTGTAACTGGTGCGACCGCGCTCAAGCGCATACCACGCGGCTTCGCGAATGTGCCAGGGGGTGACGAAGTCGGGTTCTCCAATGGCGAGCGAAATTGCCTCGGGGCGCTGGGAGACCAGCGCAAAAAAATCGCGAATGCCTGACTTGGGCAGGCTACTGACATGGCGGGCGACAAATCGGGATGAATCGAAATTCATGGCATCTGGGATCGGGAACAAATGGGCAGGATGGATACACCTCTCTGGAATTCAGCGAGAGAGTTTGGCGCGTGCTCAGGCACTGACAGCTGGCTTGTCGGGAGAAATGTCAGTTTTGACCAGTTCAAATCCCTGTTCCTTGTAGGCGCGCAGCAGGAAATGCGTACCGGTGGACAGTACTCCATCCATGGGTGCCAGCTTTTGGGAAATGAAATTGGCAACCTGGTGCAGGCTTGACCCCGTGACAATGGCCAGCAGGTCGTAACCTCCCGACATGAGGTAGCAGCTCTCGACCTCATCGAAGCGTGAAATGCGCAGTGCCATGCGGTCAAAGCCGCCATCGCGCTCGGGGCGAATCTTGATCTCAATCACGGCTCGTACCTGCTCTCCATCGAGTTTCTCGGGATTGATGATCGGACGCCACCCGAGCAGGATACCGGCTTTGCGAAGGTCGTCGAGTTCCGACTCAATGGCCTGTTCGCTGGTTTGCAGGACTGCGGCCATTTGCTCGGTGCTGAGTTTTTCCCCTTCGAGAATGAGATTGAGCAGTTTTTTCATATCGAAAGGCTGAATCTGAACTTCCTCATCTGAAAGTCAAGGGTGGAGCAGGGTGCCCATGCGGGGAAAACTGGAATTTTGGGTTGTGAATCGAAATGGGAATCGCTGTACTGGGTTACTCGGGCATGTGTGTCCCTGATGGGGCGGAAGAATGCCGGCAATGACAACATGAGAGTTTTGCTAACAGGAATCGCGGGATTTATTGGCTCGAAAACAGCCGAGATGCTGCTGGAGAAGGGGCACGAAGTCATCGGGTTGGACAACCTGAACGACTACTATGATGTGCGTTTGAAACTGTACCGACTGCACTGTCTTGCTGTGCGAGCGGGGGCCGACCAAGGTACCCTGGAGATGCTGCAGGGCTACCGTTCTGAAGCGCCGATTGTGGAACCGCTCGAACTTCAATTTGAGACGGGCAAGCTATGTTATCACACCGCTGAGGTGGATGATCTGCAAGCCCTGCTGTCGATTGTGGGGGAGAAACCGATTGATGCGGTGATTAACCTCGCTGCGAGGGCGGGGGTTCGGTACTCCCTCGAAAATCCGCATGTGTACATGGCAACCAACGCGGACGGTACGCTGAAACTGCTGGAACTGATGCGCTTGAAGTCCATTCCCAAGCTGGTGTTGGCGTCCACCTCGTCACTGTATGCGGGCCAACCCATGCCGTTTCTCGAGACACTGCCAGTCAACACCCCCATCTCTCCCTACGCAGCGACCAAAAAAGCGGCGGAAGCAATGGCCTACACCTACCATCACCTGTATGGTGTGGATGTGTCGGTGGTGCGGTATTTCACCGTGTATGGTCCGGCGGGACGTCCGGATATGGCACCCTATCGCTTCGTCAAATGGATTCACGAAGGCACACCCATCCTGTTGTATGGGGATGGGGAGCAGGCCAGGGACTTCACCTACATCGACGACATTGCACGGGGAACACTCGCTGCGCTGA from Puniceicoccaceae bacterium harbors:
- a CDS encoding Lrp/AsnC family transcriptional regulator, coding for MKKLLNLILEGEKLSTEQMAAVLQTSEQAIESELDDLRKAGILLGWRPIINPEKLDGEQVRAVIEIKIRPERDGGFDRMALRISRFDEVESCYLMSGGYDLLAIVTGSSLHQVANFISQKLAPMDGVLSTGTHFLLRAYKEQGFELVKTDISPDKPAVSA
- a CDS encoding NAD-dependent epimerase/dehydratase family protein gives rise to the protein MRVLLTGIAGFIGSKTAEMLLEKGHEVIGLDNLNDYYDVRLKLYRLHCLAVRAGADQGTLEMLQGYRSEAPIVEPLELQFETGKLCYHTAEVDDLQALLSIVGEKPIDAVINLAARAGVRYSLENPHVYMATNADGTLKLLELMRLKSIPKLVLASTSSLYAGQPMPFLETLPVNTPISPYAATKKAAEAMAYTYHHLYGVDVSVVRYFTVYGPAGRPDMAPYRFVKWIHEGTPILLYGDGEQARDFTYIDDIARGTLAALKPVGYSIFNLGGGNNPVTINTTIRWLESFFQTTATLDRRPFHKADMTVTFANIDKAKQELGWVPTMDVKEGFHRTAQWYLDQHAWLKHLPV
- a CDS encoding aminotransferase class I/II-fold pyridoxal phosphate-dependent enzyme, with protein sequence MNFDSSRFVARHVSSLPKSGIRDFFALVSQRPEAISLAIGEPDFVTPWHIREAAWYALERGRTSYTDNLGLLQLRKEISKYVEGFFGVSYDPAGEVLVTVGVSEALDLALRALMNPGEKVLYHQPCYVSYSPSIQLVHAEAVGVATTASNAFTLDPKDLRAAWTPECKVLVLNFPTNPTGGTASAEVLEQIAAFAIEKDLLVISDEIYSELTFDGSHTSITTLPGMQERTLLLHGFSKAFAMTGFRIGYACGPRPLIDAMMKVHQYSMLCAPILSQEAAIEALRHGAPSVTKMKEQYHRRRDFLVDRLNAIGLPCHSPGGSFYVFPDIRPTGKNSKAFATELLEQENVALVPGTAFGPDGEGFVRAAFSTSYENLMIACDRIDQFVNS